The following are encoded together in the Phenylobacterium sp. NIBR 498073 genome:
- the rpsD gene encoding 30S ribosomal protein S4 codes for MSKRQSAKYKIDRRMGENIWGRPKSPINSRAYGPGQHGQRRKSKVSDFGLQLRAKQKLKGYYGNLTEKQFSRTYEEAARRKGNTSENLIGLLEARLDAVVYRAKFVPTVFAARQFVNHGHVLVNGKRVNIASYRVKVGDVVTVRERSRNMALVLEALQSSERDTPDYVEVDPKAMTAKFVRVPEFSEVPYPVKMEPNLVIEFYAS; via the coding sequence ATGTCGAAGCGCCAGAGCGCCAAGTACAAGATCGACCGCCGGATGGGCGAAAACATCTGGGGTCGTCCGAAGTCGCCGATCAACTCGCGCGCCTACGGCCCCGGCCAGCACGGCCAGCGTCGCAAGTCCAAGGTTTCGGACTTCGGCCTGCAGCTGCGCGCCAAGCAAAAGCTGAAGGGCTACTACGGCAACCTGACCGAGAAGCAATTCTCGCGCACCTACGAAGAGGCCGCCCGCCGCAAGGGCAACACCTCGGAAAACCTGATCGGCCTGCTGGAAGCCCGTCTGGACGCCGTCGTCTACCGCGCGAAGTTCGTGCCGACCGTGTTCGCGGCCCGTCAATTCGTGAACCACGGCCACGTCCTGGTGAACGGCAAGCGCGTCAACATCGCCTCCTACCGCGTGAAGGTCGGCGACGTGGTCACCGTGCGCGAGCGTTCGCGCAACATGGCCCTGGTGCTGGAAGCTCTCCAGTCGTCGGAGCGTGACACCCCGGACTACGTCGAGGTCGATCCGAAGGCGATGACCGCCAAGTTTGTCCGCGTTCCGGAATTCTCCGAGGTCCCGTACCCGGTGAAGATGGAGCCGAACCTGGTTATCGAATTCTACGCGTCCTAA
- a CDS encoding thioesterase family protein, giving the protein MSRLLEPPPGRQVFTLQFTPAASDIDANGHVNNVVYVRWIQDMATSHWSSRQPAEDQARWAWIVLRHEIDYRRALMPGETATGRTWVAETAEGPRFDRFVRIDGPDGAMCAQARTEWCMIDAASGRPKRVTPDIVERFI; this is encoded by the coding sequence GTGAGCCGCCTGCTCGAACCGCCTCCCGGCCGCCAGGTCTTCACGCTGCAGTTCACGCCGGCGGCGTCAGACATCGACGCCAACGGCCACGTCAACAACGTGGTCTATGTGCGCTGGATCCAGGACATGGCGACGTCGCACTGGTCCTCGCGCCAGCCAGCCGAGGACCAAGCCCGCTGGGCCTGGATCGTGCTGCGCCACGAGATCGACTATCGCCGCGCGCTGATGCCCGGAGAAACGGCGACCGGCCGCACCTGGGTGGCCGAGACCGCCGAGGGGCCGCGCTTCGACCGCTTCGTGCGGATCGACGGGCCCGACGGCGCCATGTGCGCGCAGGCGCGCACCGAATGGTGCATGATCGACGCGGCCTCGGGGCGCCCAAAGCGCGTCACCCCCGACATCGTGGAACGCTTCATCTGA
- a CDS encoding aldo/keto reductase, which translates to MSSPGAWRSLVISAMESGVNSFEATAGSDVLALGLGEALGAVERRLIFLGWRLRGNPAGAVTARDIADNVRAALQRTRAGYLDLLMLDETAAETMTPDAITYLTDLRNAGVCLQIGVVGEGPVIDKCIANDAFDVLATSFSLISDWQTRRRIRDASAANMTLIGCDPFPTGLQAGYSARGEIERPMRRGLLGGRRHEPTPVSSVYGFLNDTPGWSSEELCLAFALTEPAFATIQLEAGRADMIERMAAVTDKDMPTGVAAQIEMARFGQIAAQRRA; encoded by the coding sequence ATGAGCTCGCCCGGCGCCTGGCGCAGCCTGGTCATCTCGGCGATGGAAAGCGGGGTGAACAGCTTCGAGGCGACGGCCGGTTCCGACGTCCTGGCGCTGGGCCTCGGCGAGGCGCTCGGCGCCGTCGAGCGCCGGCTGATCTTCCTGGGCTGGCGCCTGCGCGGCAATCCCGCCGGCGCAGTCACGGCCCGCGACATCGCCGACAATGTCCGCGCCGCGCTCCAGCGCACCCGCGCCGGCTATCTCGACCTGCTGATGCTGGACGAGACCGCGGCCGAGACCATGACCCCGGATGCGATCACCTACCTGACCGACCTGCGCAACGCCGGCGTCTGCCTGCAGATCGGCGTGGTCGGCGAGGGCCCGGTGATCGACAAGTGCATCGCCAACGACGCCTTCGACGTCCTGGCCACCAGCTTCAGCCTGATCTCCGACTGGCAGACCCGCCGCCGCATCCGCGACGCTTCGGCCGCCAACATGACGCTGATCGGCTGCGATCCCTTCCCCACCGGTCTCCAGGCCGGCTATTCCGCGCGCGGCGAAATCGAACGGCCGATGCGCCGGGGCCTGCTGGGCGGGCGCAGGCACGAGCCGACGCCGGTCTCCAGCGTCTACGGCTTCCTCAACGACACGCCGGGCTGGTCATCCGAGGAGCTCTGCCTGGCCTTCGCCCTGACAGAACCGGCCTTCGCGACCATCCAGCTGGAGGCCGGGCGCGCCGACATGATCGAACGCATGGCCGCAGTCACCGACAAGGACATGCCGACCGGCGTCGCCGCCCAGATCGAAATGGCGCGTTTCGGCCAGATCGCCGCACAGCGCCGAGCCTGA
- a CDS encoding N-acyl homoserine lactonase family protein — protein sequence MRRTTEILPLRCGTLRAPGKMLERGAQGDFTLPVYAFLIIHTSGRAAVFDAGLAPSDHGQVSFEAFHNELPAGHDVAARVAAAGIEPGRVEALVLSHTHYDHVGGAPLLPNARVLVHRREELRTLDAARDMLLVDETHDVFGDSSVQVFATPGHTCGHQSLRVFREGGADVLAGDACYFCRSLDHEEVDQPFPFDKAQYVATKRRLAAMRAQGDFVIPGHDERFLDQIPPGSAVRASALSRL from the coding sequence TTGCGTCGGACGACCGAGATCCTCCCCCTTCGCTGCGGCACCCTCCGCGCCCCGGGCAAGATGCTTGAGCGCGGCGCCCAGGGCGACTTCACCCTGCCCGTCTACGCCTTCCTGATCATCCACACGTCCGGACGGGCCGCCGTCTTCGACGCGGGCCTGGCGCCCAGCGATCATGGCCAGGTGTCGTTCGAGGCCTTCCACAACGAGCTGCCCGCCGGGCACGACGTCGCCGCGCGGGTCGCCGCCGCCGGCATCGAGCCTGGCCGCGTCGAAGCGCTGGTGCTTTCACACACCCACTACGATCACGTCGGCGGCGCGCCTCTGCTGCCCAACGCCCGGGTGCTCGTCCACCGCCGCGAGGAGCTGCGCACGCTGGATGCGGCCCGCGACATGCTGCTGGTCGACGAGACCCACGACGTGTTCGGCGACAGTTCGGTGCAGGTGTTCGCCACGCCGGGCCACACCTGCGGCCACCAGTCGCTGCGCGTGTTCCGCGAAGGCGGAGCCGACGTGCTGGCCGGCGACGCCTGCTACTTCTGCCGCTCGCTGGACCACGAGGAGGTCGACCAGCCCTTCCCGTTCGACAAGGCGCAGTACGTGGCGACCAAGCGTCGCCTGGCGGCGATGCGTGCGCAGGGCGACTTCGTCATTCCCGGCCACGACGAGAGGTTCCTTGACCAAATTCCGCCGGGCAGCGCCGTTCGAGCGAGCGCCCTCAGTCGCCTCTAG
- the grxD gene encoding Grx4 family monothiol glutaredoxin — MTDSTTANPVHDFIAKAVADHPVVLFMKGVPEEPRCGFSSVVVQILDHLGADFVGVDVLQSEHLREGIKTFTDWPTIPQLYVKGEFVGGADIIREMFQSGELKTLLVEQGVLAA; from the coding sequence ATGACCGACTCCACGACCGCCAATCCCGTCCACGACTTCATCGCCAAGGCGGTGGCCGACCATCCGGTGGTGCTGTTCATGAAGGGCGTGCCCGAAGAGCCCCGCTGCGGCTTCTCCTCGGTGGTGGTGCAGATCCTCGACCACCTGGGCGCCGACTTCGTGGGCGTCGACGTCCTGCAGAGCGAGCACCTGCGCGAAGGCATCAAGACCTTCACCGACTGGCCGACCATTCCGCAGCTCTACGTGAAGGGCGAGTTCGTCGGCGGCGCCGACATCATCCGCGAGATGTTCCAGTCCGGCGAACTGAAGACCCTGCTGGTCGAACAGGGCGTCCTGGCGGCGTGA